In Haemophilus parainfluenzae, the sequence AAATGCACCTGGCGGAAGAATAAAGAGTAAAAAGCTGCTATCCGTTTGGTAAATATGTAATGTAAGGAATTTCGCACCTTGGCCAAATAAGTTTTCAATGCCCTCAAAAAGGGTACCTTGACCTAAGATTTCACGTAACGCACCTAATACGGTGATACTTAATGCCATGCCTAATCCCATTGAAAAACCATCCCAGGCAGCATGTGCAACGCTATTTTTAGAGGCAAAGGCTTCTGCACGACCAATCACAATACAATTGGTCACGATTAAAGGAATAAAAATCCCGAGTGCTTGATAGAGTGTATAGGTGTAAGCATTCATCAATAATTGCACCACGGTTACAGTGGTCGCAATAATCATCACATAAATTGGAATGCGAATATCATGAGGAATTTGCTTACGAAAGAGCGAAACAACTGTATTGGTGCAAGTTAAAACCAACATAGTCGCAAGCCCTAAACCTAAGGCATTTGTTGCAGTACTCGAAACAGCTAAGAGCGGACAAAGCCCCAATAATTGCACGAGGGTTGAGTTGTTTTTCCATACGCCCTGAATAAAGATTTCTTTCCAAACAGAAGGCGTTTGCGTTATTTCTTCTGAATTTTCAACCGCACTTTGCTCATCAAGTGCGGTCGTTTTTTCGGTTAAATCAGTCATAATAAATATCCTATTGCGCGTATTTTTTTGCCATCTCGTTGAGTAATGCTTCATTTTCAAGCATCACGAGAGCAGAGCGTTTTACTTGATTCACAATCGCGCGTGGCGTAATGGTTGCGCCAGAAAATTGATCAAATTTACCGCCATCTTTTTTGACCGCCCAATCTTTTAGGCTTTCCGGTACGATAACTTGGTTCGTAAAACTCAAAATCCAGTCAGAAATGCGAAGTTCGATTTTATCGCCCAATCCTGGGGTTTCATGATGTTCGATGACACGCACACCTAAAACTTCACCTTTTGGTGTCATCCCCACTAATAAACGGATATTCCCTGAATAACCATCTGGCGCAGTGGTTTCATAAGCATAGGCTGTTGGCACATGATCTTTGATCGCAAAATAGACTTTTTGAATACCTTTGAGTTTATCTTGATCAGGCGTCTCCACACTTTCAAGCAAGCTATTATTAAAGTAATTTTGAGGGATTACTTGGAGCAATAAGGCTTTTTGGTGTTCAGCCATGGCTTCATCAATTTTATCTTTTGTTAGCATATAAATGCCCGCAGAAACTGCTGTACAAAGCAATGCGATGAAACCTAATAAAAGACCAAAACGGGAGGTGACTTTAAAAATACCCATTATTTACTCCCTTTTGCAAAGTGTCCCGCTACACGAGGGCGGGTATAGTGATCGATAAGTGGTACACCAATATTACTTAACAAAATCGCAAATGCCACGCCGTCAGGGTAGTTTCCAAAGTAACGAATGAGGTAAACCAATAATCCGACCAAAGTACCAAATACAAGCTTACCACGAGGTGTAATTGAAGCTGTGACAGGGTCAGTCGCAATAAAGAACGCGCCAAACATCATGGCACCGCTAAAGAGCTGGCTAATCATACTTAAATGATGATGACCTGACATCGCAGTGATTGTTGCTAAGGTCACAAAGGTCACGAGCATTGAAGCGGGAATTTGCCAGTGAATTTTTTTCTTTAAGATTAATACAATCCCACCAAGCATAAAGGCAAGATTAACTTGCCACCAACCTTCAGCAAAGTCAGTTCCGTTTTGTAATAAAATTGGTAATTTTACAAAATCATGGAATACGCTTTCATCGCCCTGATGCAAGTTATAAAAGATTTTAGCACTGTCTAATGGCGTCGCTTGTGTAATTCCATCAATGGAATGGACAAGTTGGCTTAAGCTAAAACCGTCAGTGGTTAAGCCTGTGAAAATTAAAGAAAGAGAATCCGCAAATGTTGGGGGTTCATTCAATAATGAAATCGGTGGCATCCAACTTGTCATTTGTAGTGGGAAAGAAATCAATAGCACCACATAACCCACCATTGCCGGATTAAATGGGTTTTGTCCCAAGCCACCGTAAACGTGTTTGCCTAGAATAACAGCGGAAAGCGTACCAATTAAAATCACCCAATAAGGTGCATAAGGCGGAATCGCCATCGCTAAAATTAAGGCAGTAAGCACCACACTAAAATCTGAAATATAGACCAGGTTTGGCTTATTGCGCAATTTGGTCACAATAAACTCAAGCACTAATGCGAAAGAAATAGCCAAAGCGGATTGCACCAAAACACCCATTCCAAAATAATAAATCTGCGTGAGCAGAGCAGGCAGCATGGCTGCAATCACCCATAACATAATACGGGCGGTTAATTTGCCTGAATGGGTATGAGGCGAACTCTCCATTTTCTTAAACATAATCTTTTCCTGCGTTATTCTGTTTCTTTGGCCGCTTCAGCAGCCGCTTTTTTTGCTTTAGCTCTTGCTATGGCTGCTGCGATAGCGGCTTTTTTCGGATCAAGTGCGGTTGGGTTTTCATCCGTTTTTTCGACCGCACTTTCAGTTTCATTTGTTGTAACTGCTTCACTTTGAGCGGCAGCTTTCTTGGCTTTAGCTCTCGCAATGGCTGCAGCTACCGCGGCTTTTTTCGGGTCAAGTGCAGTTGGATTTTCATCTGTTTTTTCTACCGTGCTTTCAGTTTCATTTGTTGTAACTGCTTCACTTTGAGCGGCAGCTTTCTTAGCTTTAGCTCTCGCAATGGCTGCTGCGATAGCGGCTTTTTTCGGATCAAGTGCAGTTGGATTTTCATCTGTTTTTTCTACCGTGCTTTCAGTTTCATTTGTTGTAACTGCTTCACTTTGAGCGGCAGCTTTCTTAGCTTTGGCTCTCGCAATGGCTGCTGCGATAGCGGCTTTTTTCGGATCAAGTACGGTTGGATTTTCATCTGTTTTTTCGACCACGCTTTCAGTTGCATTTATCGCAACTGTTTCACCTTGAGCGGCAGCTTTCTTGGCTTTCGCTCTTGCTAGAGCTGCAGCAACAGCTGCTTTCTTCGCCTCTTTTTCGTCAGTTTGTGACGTTGTTGCATCTGTCACAGTGCCTGTATCTGCTTGCGCTTGTTGTTTAGCAAGACGGCGAGCTTTACGTTGCTCCATAAGCTCATGGTTATCCGGTAAGATTTCACCTTTCTCAGATACAATAGTTTTTGTTTCTTTATTTGCTGCTGAACCCGCTTGTTTTATTTTCAAGCGTTCTAATGCTGCTTTAACAGGGTCTTCACCTTTTTGTTTTGCAAGTTCTTCACGGCGAGCTTCTGCAGCACGTTGTGAACGAGCTTTACGCTCTTGTTCTTCACGCTCCATACGAGCTTGTTTTGCTTCAAAACGGATTTTGGCTTCTTCAGCTTTTTTCGCTTTTTCTTTAATTTCCCAAATTTTAGCTTTTTCTTGTCGGAAATATTGAATAAGCGGAATATGGCTTGGGCAAACATAAGCACACACGCCACATTCAATACAATCTTTTAAGCTGTATTCTTCAGATTTTTGGTGATCTTCACTGCGAGCATACCAATAAAGTTGCTGTGGCATTAAATTAACAGGGCAGGCATCGGAACAAGCAGAGCAGCGGATACAAGATTGCTCCGGTTCGGGTTCACCATATTCAAAATGATCTGGCGCCAACAAGCAGTTAATCAATTTTGTGACAGGCGCATTGAGATCTGAAAGTTGCAATCCCATCATCGGTCCACCTGCGAAAACAGGAAAACGTTCGTCATATTGATAGCCAACTTGCGCTAATAAGTGGTCAACTGGTGTACCTAAGCGAACCCAGTAGTTGCCTTTCTCGGAAATTTTATCACCCGTAAGCGTAACAACACGCTCAATTAAGGGTTCGTCATTAATGACCGCTCTTTTGATCGCAAAAGCTGTGCCGACATTATGCATTAATACGCCAATATCGTAAGAACGTCCGCCACTTGGTACTTCCATGCCGGTAAGCAAATAAATCAGCTGTTTGGCTGCACCGGATGGATATTTAGTCGGAATAACGCGCAATTCAATGTCATTTGCACCATGTAGTGATTGTTGAATAGCCTGAATCGCCTCAGGTTTATTGTCTTCAACTGCAATCACCACTTTTTCAGGGCGTAGGATATAACGTAAGATACGAATCCCTTCGATCATTTCATCCGTGTAATCGCGCATTAAGCGGTCATCACAGGTAATATAGGGTTCACATTCTGCGCCGTTAATAATTAAGAGTTTAACTTTCTTTTCAGCCGATTGGATTTTGGCGGCAGTCGGGAATACTGCACCACCTAAACCAGCAACCCCCGCTTGGTAAATACGATCAATAAGTTGTTCGACAGGTTGTGTGAAAAATTCTTCAAGTGGAAATTGCTCACGCCATTTATCCAAACCATCCGCTTGAATATGAATCATGTCCTCGGTTAAACCAGAAGGATGCGGTGCGACGTGTTCTCCGATAAATTTTACCGTACCAGAAGTAGGAGCATGAACAGGCAAGGTTCTTAAGCCATCACCTTGTGTTAGAGGTTGGCCTTTAAGGACATAATCACCTTCTTTAACTAATACATTACCCGCAGAACCAGCATGCTGTTTAATGGGGACATAAAAGTCATGAGCAAGTTCTGATTGCTGAATTGGGGACTGGTTTGATTGAGATTTCATTTCAGGTGGATGAATACCGCCTTTAAAATCCCAAATCTTGCCGGATTTAAATCTCGTTAATACATCAGCCATGTGATTCCGACTCCCCAACCACTAATTTTTTCTCGATTTCTGTGGTATTTACAACCGGAATGACTAATTTAGGATCAAACTTCCAGTCCCAATTATCAATATCTTTTTTCACTTTAATCATGGAAATACAATCTGTCGGACAAGGTGCCACACAAAGTTCACATCCAGTACAGAGATCAGGAATAATAGTATGCATGGCTTTGTTTGTACCGATAATGGCATCAACAGGGCAGGCTTGAATACATTTAGTACAGCCAATACACATATTTTCATTAATAAAGGCAACCATTTCTTCTGGTTCAGCGACATCATCCATTGCAGGTACATCAACACCCATGATTTCGGCAATTTTTACTACCGTAGGACGACCGCCAGGCACACATTTTGTGATAACGTCACCATTGGCAATCGCTTCGGCATAAGGCTTGCAACCAGGATAGCCGCATTGCCCACATTGGCTTTGCGGTAAGATGGCATCAATTTTTTCGACGATAGGATCAGCTTTGACTTTTAATTTAATCGAAGCAACACCTAAAATCGCACCAAAAATTAAAGCGAGAACGGTTACTGAAATTAAGATAAACATTATTTTTTAGTGTTATTCCAAAATAAGCCGAGAAAAATCACTGTCACAGTAATAAACATTAAGAGATAAATCATTTTACTAACCCGGCGAAGCCCATAAAGGCAAGAGACATCAAACCGGCCGTAATTAACGCAATAGACGAGCCACGAAACGTAATGGGTACATCTGCAGCAACTAAACGTTCACGTAAGGCCGCAAATAAAACTAAAACTAACCCGAAACCTAAAGACGCACCAAAACCATAAATAACAGATTCTGTTAAATTGTGTGCCAAATTCACGTTTAATAATGCCACACCAAGTACTGCACAGTTTGTGGTAATCAGCGGTAAGAAAATCCCTAATAAGCGATAAAGAGATGGGCTTGTTTTATTGATCACCATTTCGGTAAATTGAACCACAACGGCAATCACTAAAATGAAGACTAACGTGCGCAAGAATGTGGCGTTTAGCGGCATTAAAATATAATTATCGATTAAATAAGAACACAGTGATGCTACAGTTAATACAAATGTCGTAGCAAGCCCCATACCAATCGCCGTTTCAATCTTTTTGGACACGCCCATAAATGGACAAAGTCCTAAGAATTTGACCAAAACAAAGTTATTGATTAATGCGGTGCTGATAATGAGTAGAATGTAATGTGTCATTGCGTCTAAATTTATTTTACATAAGTGGCGTATTATCTCTATTTATCGCACTGAGAACAATAAAAAATTTGGGTTAGTGCGGTCAGTTTTTCCTTTGTTTTTTTTATTTGCTAGTTGGTTCTTTCTGGCTATGTTGGAAATAGCGATACAGCTGCGGCAGCAATTGAGAAATCAGGTTAAGCTGCTGATATGGTAACGCAAAAGCCATATCTGCTTTAGTTTGATTGTCATCCAACTGAATTTCTTTTAGGCTTTGCTCAATATTACCTTGTAATTTGGCAAAGATTTCAGGACGAAGCTTTTCAATATTTTCCAGCGTATATAAAACCTTTTTCGCGACAGGATAAAAGTCTGCTAAAAATTCTGTAGTTTGCTGTAACTGCGTCATTTTATAGCGATATGCCCCTAAAGCAGAAATATAACTCAACAGAGAATAATTCATTTTTAGCAGGTCAAAACCTTCCTGCAAATAGGCTTGATATTTCTTCGGCTCATTATTCATATTGGAAAGCGTTGTACTCAATGCTGCCGCATATTGATGAGCATTACGGCGTGCAATACGGTATTTCAAATCATCGCTTTTACCAAATTGTAGTTGGCTGATGATGTGCAATAAATATTGTGCATCACTTTGAATCGCTTGGCGACTCACTTTATCGAGTTGCAGATATTTCCAATCCGGCCATAAATAAGAAACCGCAAACCATGCAATGACTGAACCTAATACGGTATCAATGAGACGAGGGAAGAGCGCCGCCTGAGTATCAAATCCCATCACATCAAAGCTGATCAACACTTGCAGCGTAATAAAGAACGTGGAGAAACTGTAATTATTACTTCGGAAGAAGAAAAAGAGCGTACTGGTCACTACCATTAAGCCAAGTTTCATCTCTAATGTAGGATTGAGGTAAGGCAATAAGGAGCCAATAATTACCCCTAAAATTGTGCCTACAATACGCTGACGTAATCGCACTTTCGTCGCCGAATAGTTTGGTTGACACACAAATACGGCTGTAAGTAAAATCCAGTACCCCAAATTAAATTGGAAAAATTCAACAATGGAGCAACATAAAAACACCACGATAGACAAACGTATAGCATGACGGAAAAGTGGTGATTCAAAGGTAAAATTACTTCCGATAACAGACAGAATATTTTTTAATCCTGTGATTTGCTCTGTATGGATTTGTGCCGTTTGATCATTTTCACTGGTTTCTTGTTCAAGCTGACGCAATTGCCAGTTAATACTTTTCAGGTTATCAATCAGTGTTTGAAGGGCGAGCAAAACATTGTTTTGTTCAGCGTGTTCTTTGCTATAAAGCTCAAAAGATTGAATTGTGCCCATTAATGCTTTTTCTACGCGAATATTATAGTGATAAGGCGTATTTTGACGCAGACAAACCGTAATATCATGACAAGCTTGCGCTTGTAATTCGAGCAAGCGCTGAATGCGGAAAATTAAATCTGTGTTTTTGAGTTGCTCTGCAATTTGTCGATAATCAAAATGTGTAGAATTTGCACGCTCATGAATGTCTTGCGCCGCAAAATAATAGCGAATCATACGTTGTGTACGAGCATGACGATGTTGTCCACGAATACGATAGAAAAGTGCTGTTCTGGCTTGGTTAAAGGCATCCACCACATTGGTGTTTTTCATCGCAAAATTGAGGTGTTTTTTCTCGATTTCATCAATTTCATCAGGATCAAAAAACTCTGATTTGGCATCTAGATAATTGCCTAAAGCACAAAAAGCTTTCGCGACACTCTCTTGCACAGGGCGGTTTGGGAAAAAGAGGTAAACGATGATGGTCACAATGCTATAGAGCAAGGTGCCTAATAAAATCATTACAGGATTAATAAACCAACTTGCAGAATTATCCGGTGCATAAGTGAGGGTAGTATAAATGGCTACCACCAGTGTACCAAAAGCAATAGTGCGATAACGTTCACCTACAGCGCCAACCATCGTAAATAAAAAAGTGATGATGGTCATCAACAATACATATTGGATGGGTTGACCAATATTAAGCTGAACGATGAAGGTTGAAATAGAAAAGGCAATTAATGTGTAAAAGATATTTTTTAATCGTCCAGTGAGGCGATTATCTAAATCCACTAAACCGCCTGCAATAATCCCTAAAATTAAGGGCATAGATTGCGTAGAAATATCAAAAAACCAGACGCCGAACGCTGCAATATTCACTGCAATAAAAATAGGTATTGAAGCGATTATTTTTGCATTAAGCCATTGGTTCATGTTGATATCCTTGCTTATTGTGTGACTAAAAATTGGATGATAAAAAAGTGAGCGGGAAGGCTCACTTCTTTATCAAAGTGCGGTTAAAAAACGATTATTTTTGTTTTTTCGCCCAGTTTAAGAAACGAGTTTGGGTTTCTTTATCGGCTTGTTGGAACCAGTATTGTAACTGTTGTTCAGCAACGTTTTCACCTTGTACAACAACTTTGCCTTTCGCAGCTTTTCCTGACGCTGCAGGCATCATTCCAACTGCAGGAGCAGCTAAAGCAGAAACTGCTGCTGGCGCATTTGATGCATTATATTCAGCTAAATCGTTAACAATATTAGCCGCTGGGAATAAACCTTCTTGTTTTAAAGTATCGATTTTAGCATCAATCAAATTACCTGATTTCGTTTTAACAGTAATTTGTGGTTGAGCATTGAATTTCTCACCATCTTCTTTGGAGCGAATTTTTTCTGCAGATACCACAACATCATCAGCAGGACTTTGGAAAGTCACAATAATTGGGTTAGATTCAAAAAGCGCTTGGCTAGAGCCAGAGCCTACGATTTCGCCTAAACGAACAACAACTTGTTGGGTTTGGTTTGCTTCAGCGTTGAATGATTTTTTTTCTTTTAGAATGGATTTGCTAGCTTTTTGGCCGTTGATAGCAAGAAATTCAAGGTTTGATGAAGTGGTTACCATGCCAGCTAAGCTACTCGTACTGACAGCAAGCGCGACAACACCTAAAGCAAACTTACATAATTTCATAATTACTCCTTTTATTTTTTGAATGAAATTAGATGGTTGTAATGCTATGCTAAATTTTAAAAAATGGGAATAGGAAAGTGCGGTTAATTTTTAAAAAGTTTTTGTAATAAAGGAGCAAATCATGGCAAAACGATTTGTCGTATATGGTCGAGTACAAGGGGTAGGATTTCGTTATTTTACTTGGAAAGAAGCAGAGAGAATTGGTATTAAAGGCACCGTAAGAAATTGTGTTGATGGAAGCGTGGAAATCGTAGCCGAAGGTAATGACGATCAACTACAGGATTTTTATAATTGGTTAAAAGTCGGCCCAAGAACCGCAAGTGTTGAACGAGTTTTAGAGGATAATATTGAAAATAAACGCTATCCTGACTTTTCTATTATTCACCGTTAAAACTGGACCGCACTTTACAGCGTTAATTGATGCTCGTAGAATACGCCGCTTATTTATAAATAGGAAAAATTATGCGTAATCAAACAAAACTTCATCTTCAACAATTACAGCTTGCTATGCAAAAGCTTGATTTATGGCAAGTCACGCCTCCTGCACAAGACGCTTTTTTAAGCCAGGAGCCTTTTGCGATTGATACCATGTCGCCAGAAGAGTGGTTGCAATGGATTTTTATCCCAAGAATGTTCGCATTACTTGAAAGCGGGGCTGATTTGCCTTCACAAATTGCGGTATCCCCTTATTTAGAGGAAGCATTTAAAGAAGCAGAAGAAGATTTTTTAGTGGAATTATTAACACCATTACGTGAATTAGAAGCCTTATTACAAAATCAATAAATGTTAGAAATTTTATATCAAGATGAATATCTTGTCGCCGTCAATAAACCAGCAGGCATGTTGGTGCATCGTAGTTGGCTTGATACTCATGAAACGCAATTTGTGATGCAAACCTTGCGAGATCAAATCGGGCAGCATGTTTTTCCTATTCATCGATTAGATCGCCCAACATCAGGTGTATTGCTATTTGCCTTAAATAGTGAAATAGCAAATTTAATGTGTCAGCAATTTGAACAGAAAACGGTGCAAAAATCTTATTTAGCGATTGTGCGAGGTTATTTGCAAGGCGAAGGACGGATTGATTACCCCCTTAAAATCCAATTAGATAAGATCGCCGATAAATTTGCGCAAGAAGATAAAGCGCCTCAAGAGGCGGTGACGGATTATGAAGGCTTAAAAATTGTGGAAATGCCTTATGCGGTTGGGCGTTATCAAACCACGAGATATTCATTAGTGAAGCTAATTCCCCAAACGGGCAGAAAACATCAGTTACGACGTCACATGAAGCATATCTTTCATCCTATTTTAGGTGATACACAATATGGTGATTTACATCAAAATCGTGCTTTAACTGAATATTCTGGCTGTCAGCGTTTATTTTTACACGCAGATACACTTATTTTTGAGCATCCTATTCATTTTACCAAAATAGAAATTAAGGCTGGTTTAGATGAACAATGGAGGCACGTGATGGAATTATTTAATTGGTCAATTTAACGAGAAGAAATAATGTTAGATATTAATTTAACCCATGAACAACAACAAAAAGCAGTAGAACAAATTCAGGAATTAATGGCACAAGGAATTAGTAGCGGTGAAGCAATTCAAATTGTGGCAAAAGCATTACGTGAAATTCATCAAAAAGATGAGAAAGAGACTTCTGATAATAAATAAGTAAAAATTTTGTGATCAATGTATCATTTTTAAAGTTTCGTTGTTGCATAAAAAAATAAAATGTTTGAATATATTTCCAATTGAGGTGATAAGGCATGAGTCTTATTGTTTTTAAGTATTAAGGGCGAAGCCTATAGAGGTCTACTATGGAAATTGGTGTAGTAAAATGGTTTAACAACGCAAAAGGATTTGGGTTTATTTCTGCAGAAGGCGTGGATACAGACATTTTTGCACATTATTCAGCGATTGAAATGGATGGTTACCGTTCATTAAAAGCAGGTCAACGTGTGCAATTTGAAGTGATTCACGGCGACAAAGGATCTCACGCCACAAAAATTATTCCGATTGCGGAATAGGCGAAACGCTAAAACGTTTCAAAATCTTCTCTATTTAGCATAATCAAAAGCCAAGGTTTCGACCTTGGCTTTTTTTCATCTTATTTATTCAGCAAATTTTTCAAACCGGCTTTCATTGCTGTCATTTGGCTTTCATATAATGCTTTGCTTTCACGTTCATCAATCATATAAGTGATGGTTTCAGAAAGTGTCATTTTCATTTTTCGTGAATATTTAGATAAACGAAGCCAAACACCATATTCTAAATCAATAGATTTTTTCTTCGTTGATTGTTTTTCAGCATTAAAAAAGCGTTTACGTCTTGCACGAATAGCCTGGTCAAGTTTAATAGGTAAATCAAGAGAAAGGTGATTTTTAATCCATTCCTCTATTTTTTCAGGATAATTCTGACATTCTATTAATTCTTGAACTTTGCTTTCTTCTAAGCTTTTTTCTTCATAACGGGTAATTTTTTCCCCTTCGCGATGTTTGCGAATGAGATAAATCCATTTCCAGTTTGCTTCTTGGTTTTCTAATTTTTGATATTTCATCGTTTTATTATACTTTTTAGTGACGTGGTAACCTGATAAATATACGCGCTTTAAACAAAATTTTCCAGTAGATTTTTATAACGGATTTTCACTCAGTGTGAAGTGTGCGATAATACCGCCAATTTAATTAAAGCGAGATATGTCGTGACTTCAACATCTTCGGAACAAGCCTTAAATTGGCAAGCCTTACAACCAGAATTATCGATTACTGAACTTTCAGCTGAAAAGGCTGATTTTTGGTCATTACAAAAACATGCCACAAAAGCGATTTCTTTATTTTTAAAACAACCTCGTCGTTCTTTGTTGGTTTTGAAAGCAGATGATCAAGCAGAATATGCAGATTTATTAGCAGAACTTATTCGCCAAGAACAGCCAAAAGAGCGGTCAATTTTTGGGGTAAATTATGTCGTTGAGCAGGGAGATTCTTTTTCTTTCCCTCGTATTTATACCGAGCCTGCTCAATCACTAGCGGATAATTTTGCTGCACAAGGTGATGTGCTGAAGGCATTACATGCCGATCAATTTAGTCTTTTTGGTAGTGTGCGTGTTCACCCAAGTTCGCAAGATATTTTGCTTACCCCAGGTTTAGTGCATCAAGCCAATGGGGGCGTTTTGATTTTAAGCGCAGCAACGATGCTAAGCCAATTTGATTTATGGCAACGCTTAAAACATATTTTGCAAA encodes:
- the matP gene encoding macrodomain Ter protein MatP, with the translated sequence MKYQKLENQEANWKWIYLIRKHREGEKITRYEEKSLEESKVQELIECQNYPEKIEEWIKNHLSLDLPIKLDQAIRARRKRFFNAEKQSTKKKSIDLEYGVWLRLSKYSRKMKMTLSETITYMIDERESKALYESQMTAMKAGLKNLLNK
- the truC gene encoding tRNA pseudouridine(65) synthase TruC; amino-acid sequence: MLEILYQDEYLVAVNKPAGMLVHRSWLDTHETQFVMQTLRDQIGQHVFPIHRLDRPTSGVLLFALNSEIANLMCQQFEQKTVQKSYLAIVRGYLQGEGRIDYPLKIQLDKIADKFAQEDKAPQEAVTDYEGLKIVEMPYAVGRYQTTRYSLVKLIPQTGRKHQLRRHMKHIFHPILGDTQYGDLHQNRALTEYSGCQRLFLHADTLIFEHPIHFTKIEIKAGLDEQWRHVMELFNWSI
- a CDS encoding YoaH family protein; the protein is MLDINLTHEQQQKAVEQIQELMAQGISSGEAIQIVAKALREIHQKDEKETSDNK
- the cspD gene encoding cold shock domain-containing protein CspD, encoding MEIGVVKWFNNAKGFGFISAEGVDTDIFAHYSAIEMDGYRSLKAGQRVQFEVIHGDKGSHATKIIPIAE